The following proteins are co-located in the Palaemon carinicauda isolate YSFRI2023 chromosome 3, ASM3689809v2, whole genome shotgun sequence genome:
- the LOC137638439 gene encoding rhodopsin-like: MSWNNEQLEYGLPSTNPYGNFTVVDMAPKEILHMIDPHWYQYPPLNPLWYGLVMLWVGVMGCLAIAGNFVVIWVFMNTKSLRTPANLLVVNLAISDFLMMFCMFPPMMITCYWRSWTLGAFFCEVYGFLGSLYGCVSIWTMVWITLDRYNVIVKGVSGTPLSNKGALVRILGTWAASLAWCLPPFFGWNRYVPEGNMTACGTDYLTETALSHSYLWLYSVWVYLFPLFFNIYMYSIIISAVANHEKQMREQAKKMGVKSLRSEESQKTSAECRLAKVALMTVSLWFIAWTPYFIINCTGMMKKEIVSPLYTIWGSVFAKANAVYNPIIYAISHPKYRAALEKKLPCLACTTEQNETISETTSAVTTTNEKPESS; this comes from the coding sequence atgtcttGGAATAACGAGCAACTAGAGTATGGGCTTCCCTCCACCAACCCATATGGGAACTTCACGGTTGTCGATATGGCACCAAAGGAGATCCTTCACATGATTGATCCCCACTGGTACCAGTATCCCCCCTTGAATCCTCTTTGGTATGGTTTGGTTATGTTGTGGGTAGGTGTCATGGGATGTCTTGCCATTGCTGGTAACTTTGTTGTCATCTGGGTATTCATGAACACCAAGTCCCTTCGTACTCCAGCTAACTTGCTTGTTGTCAACTTGGCAATCTCAGATTTCCTAATGATGTTCTGCATGTTCCCACCCATGATGATTACCTGCTACTGGCGTTCATGGACTCTTGGTGCCTTCTTCTGCGAAGTCTATGGTTTCCTGGGTTCTCTGTATGGCTGTGTCTCAATCTGGACCATGGTCTGGATCACCCTCGATCGATACAATGTTATTGTTAAGGGTGTTTCTGGAACCCCTCTTTCAAACAAAGGAGCTCTTGTGAGGATTCTTGGTACTTGGGCCGCTTCCCTTGCCTGGTGTCTTCCCCCATTCTTTGGCTGGAACCGTTATGTGCCTGAGGGCAACATGACTGCCTGTGGTACTGACTATCTTACTGAGACTGCCCTTTCTCATTCTTACCTGTGGCTCTACTCTGTCTGGGTATACTTATTCCCTCTGTTCTTCAACATCTACATGTATAGCATCATCATCAGTGCCGTTGCCAACCATGAAAAACAGATGCGTGAACAGGCCAAGAAGATGGGAGTGAAGTCTCTTAGGAGTGAAGAAAGCCAGAAGACCTCTGCTGAGTGCCGTCTTGCCAAGGTCGCCTTAATGACCGTGTCCCTGTGGTTCATTGCATGGACACCCTATTTCATCATTAACTGTACTGGTATGATGAAGAAGGAAATCGTCTCACCTTTATACACCATCTGGGGTTCTGTATTTGCTAAGGCCAACGCTGTTTACAACCCAATCATCTATGCCATCAGCCATCCCAAATACCGTGCTGCATTGGAGAAGAAGCTGCCATGCCTTGCATGTACTACTGAGCAAAATGAAACCATTAGTGAGACTACTTCTGCTGTTACCACCACCAATGAAAAACCAGAGAGTTCTTAA